From Bosea sp. NBC_00550, the proteins below share one genomic window:
- a CDS encoding glycosyltransferase family 2 protein has translation MAALIGTSSGPALAEDRPHRSLVIPVYRNEENIDDLIPVLAKFAREPGDIEIVFVIDGSPDRSGEILRDRLDEIGCPATIVFHSRNFGSFTAIRTGIEIAGGDFVAVMAADLQEPPELIREFFDLLESGEVDIAFGKRSGRHDSPIQNALSNAFWWLYRKMVIRDIPKGGVDIFACNRAVMNSLLEISEPNSSLVAQLFWVGYRRVFVPYERRPRMKGASAWNFSRRLRYMMDSIFSFSDVPILAVLWIGIAGCLLSLCFAIFVMFARLFGLITEPGYTGLTLLIVFMGSSTLAVQGVIGSYLWRTFENTKRRPLRVISKIERIDPRSLGFATRVEKPHEP, from the coding sequence ATGGCAGCCTTGATTGGTACCTCGTCCGGCCCTGCGCTGGCGGAAGATAGGCCGCATCGCTCTCTGGTCATTCCGGTCTACAGAAACGAAGAGAATATCGACGACCTGATCCCGGTACTCGCGAAATTCGCGCGCGAGCCCGGCGACATCGAGATCGTCTTCGTGATCGACGGGTCGCCCGACCGCTCTGGTGAAATCCTGAGGGATCGGCTCGACGAGATAGGCTGTCCTGCGACCATCGTGTTTCACAGCCGCAATTTCGGTTCATTCACCGCAATCCGGACCGGGATCGAGATCGCGGGTGGTGATTTCGTTGCGGTCATGGCTGCGGATCTTCAAGAGCCCCCGGAGCTCATCCGAGAGTTCTTCGACCTGTTGGAGAGCGGCGAAGTCGACATCGCCTTCGGTAAGCGTTCCGGACGCCACGATTCCCCAATCCAGAATGCGCTATCGAATGCCTTTTGGTGGCTCTACCGCAAGATGGTAATTCGTGACATTCCCAAGGGCGGCGTCGACATTTTCGCGTGCAACCGGGCCGTCATGAATTCGCTTCTCGAGATTTCCGAGCCAAACAGCTCGCTCGTCGCCCAGTTGTTCTGGGTGGGCTACCGCCGCGTCTTCGTTCCTTACGAGCGTCGCCCACGAATGAAAGGGGCGAGTGCCTGGAATTTCTCGCGGCGGCTACGCTATATGATGGACAGTATATTCTCCTTTTCCGACGTCCCCATCCTTGCCGTGCTCTGGATCGGTATCGCCGGTTGCCTGCTGAGCCTGTGCTTCGCAATTTTCGTGATGTTCGCTCGCCTGTTCGGCCTGATCACGGAACCCGGCTACACGGGATTGACGTTGCTGATCGTATTCATGGGCTCTTCGACCTTGGCCGTTCAGGGGGTAATCGGCTCCTATCTCTGGCGCACGTTCGAAAACACAAAGCGCCGACCACTTCGGGTCATCAGCAAGATAGAACGTATCGATCCGCGGTCGCTGGGTTTCGCGACGCGAGTGGAGAAACCGCATGAGCCGTAA
- a CDS encoding recombinase family protein — MQTVFYARVSTADQTIAHQERQARDAGFAIDRVVADNGVSGVSTRLAERPEGQRLFDLLRAGDVLVVRWVDRLGRNYADVTETIREFMRRGVVIKTIINRMTFDGATADPMQQAVRDALIAFMAASAQAQAEATKAAQAAGIEHAKASNGSAYRGRKPSFTRAQMETVRDLLAQDAGVSVIARTTGLSRQAIYRMKDDPAEAEAVLAKWGL, encoded by the coding sequence ATGCAGACCGTGTTCTATGCTCGCGTCTCAACCGCCGATCAGACCATTGCCCATCAAGAGCGGCAGGCGCGGGACGCCGGCTTCGCGATTGACCGCGTGGTCGCCGATAATGGCGTCTCCGGCGTCAGTACCCGGCTTGCCGAGCGGCCAGAGGGCCAGCGCCTGTTCGACCTGCTCCGGGCCGGGGACGTGTTGGTCGTGCGCTGGGTCGACCGGCTCGGGCGCAACTACGCCGACGTCACCGAAACGATCCGGGAGTTCATGCGACGGGGTGTGGTCATCAAGACCATCATCAACCGCATGACCTTCGACGGGGCCACGGCAGACCCGATGCAGCAAGCCGTCAGGGATGCCCTTATTGCCTTCATGGCAGCCTCGGCGCAGGCGCAGGCGGAAGCTACAAAGGCGGCACAGGCGGCTGGCATCGAGCACGCGAAGGCGAGCAATGGCAGCGCCTACAGGGGCCGCAAGCCGAGCTTTACCCGAGCGCAAATGGAAACCGTTCGGGACCTGCTGGCGCAGGATGCAGGTGTCAGCGTCATCGCCAGGACGACCGGTCTGTCCCGGCAGGCGATCTACCGGATGAAGGATGATCCCGCGGAGGCAGAGGCAGTGCTGGCAAAGTGGGGACTATAG
- a CDS encoding DegT/DnrJ/EryC1/StrS family aminotransferase: MSEHSSALFVPLNDLRRNYDANSDAISATVNAVLASGWWLNGERTRIFCEAFANYLGVETCIGVANGTDALEIALRALVATRGTSKDEVVTVANAGGYSTIAARLVGLKPVYADIVEESQLADLDSIVSALGVRTAAVIVTHLYGGVVDVAMLRTKMNEAGFGSVSILEDCAQAHGARLNGRMAGSLADISTFSFYPTKNLGAFGDAGAIVTSDDELAKTCNALRQYGWRDKYSITRPGGRNSRLDEVQAAILAALLPKLDQNNARRIEILKRYTKALPEGVSLVRSPHGSAGHLAILLCDERDRLRRHLTDRRIATDIHYPILDCDQPGWFGLPQGQAPGGLPVSRKSVARLLTIPCFPGATDEEIDKVSEALSEWQP, from the coding sequence ATGAGCGAACATTCCAGTGCCTTGTTTGTTCCGCTCAATGACCTAAGGCGGAATTACGACGCCAACTCCGATGCCATCTCGGCAACCGTGAATGCGGTTCTGGCCTCTGGCTGGTGGCTCAACGGAGAGCGGACACGCATTTTCTGCGAAGCCTTCGCAAACTATCTCGGCGTTGAGACATGTATCGGCGTGGCCAACGGCACCGATGCCCTTGAAATTGCCTTGCGCGCGCTCGTGGCGACACGCGGAACGTCAAAGGACGAGGTTGTCACGGTGGCAAACGCTGGCGGCTACTCGACTATAGCTGCGCGGCTCGTCGGCCTGAAGCCCGTCTATGCCGACATCGTCGAGGAGTCGCAGCTCGCGGACCTAGATTCAATCGTATCCGCGCTCGGCGTCCGGACCGCTGCGGTGATCGTGACGCATCTGTATGGCGGAGTGGTCGACGTTGCAATGCTGCGCACCAAGATGAACGAGGCCGGCTTCGGATCGGTCTCAATCCTGGAGGATTGCGCGCAGGCTCACGGGGCCCGCCTCAACGGCCGGATGGCGGGAAGTCTCGCGGATATCTCCACCTTCAGCTTCTATCCTACCAAGAATCTCGGTGCCTTTGGCGATGCGGGAGCCATCGTCACGTCCGATGATGAACTTGCGAAAACCTGCAACGCGCTCCGCCAGTATGGCTGGCGCGACAAGTATAGCATCACACGCCCCGGCGGGCGCAACTCGCGGTTGGATGAAGTACAGGCCGCCATCCTTGCGGCCCTGCTCCCCAAGCTCGATCAGAACAACGCGCGGCGAATCGAGATCCTCAAGCGATATACGAAGGCTCTGCCGGAGGGCGTATCGTTGGTTCGCAGCCCGCATGGGTCGGCGGGACATCTGGCTATCCTCCTGTGTGACGAGCGCGATCGGCTGCGCAGACACCTGACCGATAGGCGGATCGCTACTGACATCCACTACCCGATCCTAGACTGCGATCAGCCAGGTTGGTTCGGCTTGCCGCAGGGGCAGGCGCCGGGCGGACTTCCCGTCTCCCGTAAAAGCGTCGCACGTCTGCTGACGATCCCTTGCTTCCCTGGAGCGACGGATGAGGAGATCGATAAGGTCAGCGAGGCGCTCTCCGAATGGCAGCCTTGA